The following are encoded in a window of Amycolatopsis lexingtonensis genomic DNA:
- a CDS encoding NAD(P)/FAD-dependent oxidoreductase — translation MSEPRKIVIVGAGLGGASAAAALRERGYTGEVLLMGADPHRPYELPPLSKGILLGNTDEPDWVHEEKFYAEKDVRFAAGVTATRVELGARLVLDDAGGEHRYDRLVLATGSRPRTLPVPGGDLPGLYTLRTLDDALKLRSAFAEAERVVIVGAGWIGSEAAAAARTHNADVTVVDPVPVPLANVVGETIGGVFRDLHVSNGVNYRLGEQVAEITGGPDGVRGVRLGSGEELRADVVLIAVGAAPRVELAHAAGLELSDDGGVCVDAGLRTAAPDVYAVGDIAAHFHPRYGRRIRVEHWANAKDQGTHVAQNLLGENEPFLASPYFFTDQYDLGCEYRGLADPVTDELVVRGDLAAREFTAFWLRDGEVAAAMNVNMWDDGDALGTLVDGRAKVTAEQLKTADLASLT, via the coding sequence ATGTCGGAGCCGCGGAAGATCGTCATCGTCGGTGCGGGACTGGGCGGGGCGTCCGCCGCGGCCGCGTTGCGAGAGCGTGGTTACACCGGCGAAGTCCTGTTGATGGGCGCGGATCCGCACCGCCCGTACGAGCTGCCGCCGCTGTCCAAGGGCATCCTGCTGGGCAACACCGACGAGCCCGACTGGGTGCACGAAGAGAAGTTCTACGCGGAGAAGGACGTCCGGTTCGCGGCCGGCGTCACGGCGACCCGCGTCGAGCTGGGCGCCCGCCTGGTCCTCGACGACGCGGGCGGCGAGCACCGCTACGACCGCCTGGTCCTGGCGACCGGCTCTCGCCCCCGCACCCTCCCGGTCCCGGGCGGCGACCTGCCGGGGCTGTACACGCTGCGCACCCTGGACGACGCGCTGAAGCTGCGCTCGGCGTTCGCGGAAGCGGAGCGGGTGGTCATCGTCGGCGCGGGCTGGATCGGCTCGGAGGCCGCCGCGGCGGCCCGCACGCACAACGCCGACGTGACGGTGGTGGACCCGGTCCCGGTGCCCTTGGCCAACGTAGTCGGCGAGACGATCGGCGGCGTCTTCCGCGACCTGCACGTCTCGAACGGCGTGAACTACCGCCTGGGCGAGCAGGTAGCGGAGATCACGGGCGGCCCGGACGGCGTCCGCGGCGTCCGCCTCGGCAGCGGCGAAGAGCTGCGGGCGGACGTGGTCCTGATCGCGGTCGGCGCGGCTCCCCGGGTGGAGCTGGCCCACGCGGCCGGCCTGGAACTGTCCGACGACGGCGGCGTCTGCGTCGACGCGGGCCTGCGCACGGCGGCCCCGGACGTGTACGCGGTGGGCGACATCGCGGCCCACTTCCACCCGCGCTACGGCCGCCGGATCCGGGTGGAGCACTGGGCGAACGCGAAGGACCAGGGCACGCACGTGGCGCAGAACCTGCTGGGGGAGAACGAGCCTTTCCTGGCGTCGCCGTACTTCTTCACCGACCAGTACGACTTGGGGTGCGAGTACCGGGGTCTCGCGGACCCGGTCACGGACGAACTTGTGGTGCGCGGGGACCTGGCGGCCCGCGAGTTCACGGCGTTCTGGCTCCGCGACGGCGAAGTGGCGGCGGCGATGAACGTGAACATGTGGGACGACGGGGACGCGCTGGGCACGCTGGTGGACGGCCGGGCGAAGGTGACGGCGGAACAGCTGAAGACCGCGGATCTGGCCTCGCTGACCTGA
- a CDS encoding NADP-dependent oxidoreductase, which translates to MKAVRFHDYGTPDVLRYEEADLPVPAAGQVRLRVAATSFNPVDGNIRGGFMRGPIPVELPHTPGIDVAGTVDELGEGVEGLAVGDRVVGFLPMDGAGAAAEYVVAPASVLTSAPADVPLADAAALPLVGLTAYQALFDHAKLTAGQRVLVNGAGGAVGGYAVQLAHGAGAHVIATAGPRSGASVKAAGADEVVDHTTTSVPAAVTEPVDVVLNLAPVDPAELAALVGLIRPGGVLVNTTVWMPAPSDEARGVRGIDLFVRSDAGQLAKLVGMVDRGELRVEVAERVALPELPALHARAAEGGVHGKVVVVPA; encoded by the coding sequence ATGAAGGCAGTGCGTTTCCACGACTACGGCACCCCCGACGTCCTGCGGTACGAAGAAGCCGACCTGCCGGTGCCCGCCGCCGGGCAGGTCCGGCTCCGGGTCGCCGCGACGTCGTTCAACCCCGTCGACGGCAACATCCGCGGCGGTTTCATGCGCGGCCCCATCCCGGTGGAGCTGCCGCACACCCCCGGCATCGACGTCGCCGGCACGGTCGACGAGCTGGGCGAAGGCGTCGAGGGCCTCGCAGTGGGCGACCGGGTCGTCGGCTTCCTGCCGATGGACGGCGCTGGCGCGGCCGCGGAGTACGTCGTGGCACCGGCGTCGGTCCTCACGTCGGCACCGGCGGACGTCCCGCTGGCGGACGCCGCGGCGTTGCCGCTGGTGGGGCTGACCGCTTACCAGGCGCTGTTCGACCACGCGAAGCTGACCGCCGGGCAGCGGGTGCTGGTCAACGGGGCCGGCGGAGCGGTCGGCGGGTACGCCGTGCAGCTGGCGCACGGCGCCGGCGCCCACGTCATCGCCACGGCGGGCCCGCGCAGTGGGGCATCGGTCAAGGCGGCCGGCGCCGACGAGGTCGTCGACCACACGACCACTTCGGTGCCCGCGGCGGTGACGGAGCCGGTCGATGTCGTGCTCAACCTGGCCCCGGTCGACCCGGCGGAGCTAGCCGCGCTGGTCGGCCTGATCCGCCCGGGCGGGGTGCTGGTGAACACGACGGTGTGGATGCCCGCGCCGTCGGATGAAGCGCGAGGGGTGCGCGGGATCGATCTGTTCGTCCGCAGTGACGCCGGGCAGCTGGCGAAGCTGGTGGGGATGGTCGACCGGGGCGAGCTGCGGGTCGAGGTCGCCGAGCGGGTGGCGTTGCCCGAGCTGCCGGCGCTGCACGCACGGGCCGCCGAGGGCGGGGTGCACGGCAAGGTCGTCGTCGTGCCTGCTTGA
- a CDS encoding O-methyltransferase — translation MTDKTWTEVDDYLTEALLAPDPVLDDALADSAAAGLPSIAVAPNQGKLLNLLARLSGARTILEIGTLGGYSTIWLARALPAGGKLVTCEYEPKHAEVAKANLARAGFGEDVAEIRVGAALDTLPMLTGPFDFVFIDADKANLANYVRAALELSRPGTAIVVDNVVRQGRVADASSDDPNVRGARAMFDVLAAEPRLDATAVQTVGTKGHDGFVLAIVR, via the coding sequence ATGACCGACAAGACCTGGACCGAAGTCGACGACTACCTCACCGAAGCCCTGCTCGCGCCCGATCCGGTGCTCGACGACGCGCTCGCCGATTCGGCCGCCGCCGGGCTGCCGTCCATCGCCGTCGCGCCCAACCAGGGCAAGCTGCTGAACCTGCTCGCCCGCCTGTCCGGGGCGCGGACGATCCTCGAGATCGGCACGCTCGGCGGGTACAGCACGATCTGGCTGGCCCGCGCGCTCCCGGCCGGCGGCAAGCTGGTGACCTGCGAATACGAACCGAAGCACGCGGAAGTCGCGAAGGCGAACCTGGCGCGGGCGGGCTTCGGCGAGGACGTCGCCGAAATCCGCGTCGGCGCCGCGCTGGACACGCTGCCCATGCTCACCGGGCCGTTCGACTTCGTGTTCATCGACGCCGACAAGGCCAACCTGGCGAACTACGTGCGGGCCGCGCTCGAGCTGTCCCGGCCGGGCACCGCGATCGTCGTCGACAACGTGGTGCGCCAGGGCCGGGTCGCCGACGCGAGCAGCGACGACCCGAACGTCCGGGGCGCGCGGGCGATGTTCGACGTGCTCGCCGCCGAGCCGCGGCTGGACGCGACCGCCGTCCAGACCGTCGGGACCAAGGGGCACGACGGCTTCGTGCTGGCCATCGTCCGCTGA
- a CDS encoding SDR family oxidoreductase, which yields MTTYFVTGATGFIGKRLVARLLRRPETSAVYALVRETSRERLAALSRDWASAEKLRPVVGDLAEPRLGVDPAGFEHLDHVVHLGAVYDLTAGEEANRRANVEGTRHLLAFAAAAGAGLVHHVSSIAVAGDHAGRFTEADFDLGQRFGSPYHATKFQAEKLVREQALPFRVYRPSAVVGDSRTGEMDKVDGPYFFLPAISRLAALPRRLPLAAPDLGATNLVPVDYVVDAMDHLMHRDAPSGSTYHLAAARPQSLNSVYNAFARAAGGPVIRAALPARPSGVVRRVGGRVAKAAAAGIDRVPGGRTTRAAVLEELGVPLEVLPHLSMPVEFDTARTTTALFGSGITLPELRDYAGPLYRYWQAHLDPDRARRTHGLAGRTVLVTGASSGIGRASALAVARKGAKVILVARRASELEEVREEILAAGGTAAAYPCDLTDGDAVDALVKDVLGDHGAVDVLVNNAGRSIRRSVALSTERFHDFERTMAINYFGPVRLILGFLPSMAERRFGHVVNVTTQGLQTDTPRFSAYLASKAALEEFGLTAGRETLSDGITFTSVRMPLVRTPMIAPTGYRGLPSSSPERAAALVVKACEERPEILSLPEGRAAELAALVAPRLARFAAHLAYSAVRESAPEARDLPRRPAPASVAAAVTRSIWRRRA from the coding sequence ATGACGACCTACTTCGTGACGGGTGCGACGGGTTTCATCGGGAAACGCCTGGTCGCGCGGTTGCTCCGGCGGCCGGAGACGTCCGCTGTGTACGCATTGGTGCGGGAAACCTCCCGCGAGCGGCTGGCCGCGCTGAGCCGGGACTGGGCGAGCGCGGAGAAGCTGCGGCCCGTGGTCGGCGACCTCGCCGAACCCCGGCTCGGCGTCGACCCCGCGGGGTTCGAGCACCTCGACCACGTCGTCCACCTGGGCGCGGTCTACGACCTCACCGCCGGTGAAGAGGCCAACCGGCGCGCCAACGTCGAGGGCACCCGGCACCTGCTCGCCTTCGCCGCCGCGGCGGGGGCGGGGCTGGTGCACCACGTGTCCTCGATCGCCGTCGCGGGCGACCACGCCGGGCGGTTCACCGAAGCCGACTTCGACCTCGGCCAGCGCTTCGGCTCGCCGTACCACGCGACGAAGTTCCAGGCCGAGAAGCTCGTCCGCGAGCAGGCCCTGCCCTTCCGCGTCTACCGGCCCTCCGCCGTCGTCGGCGACTCGCGCACCGGCGAGATGGACAAGGTCGACGGGCCCTACTTCTTCCTCCCCGCGATCTCGCGGCTGGCGGCGCTGCCCCGGCGGCTCCCGCTGGCCGCCCCCGACCTCGGCGCGACGAACCTGGTGCCGGTCGATTACGTCGTCGACGCGATGGACCACCTGATGCACCGGGACGCGCCGTCCGGGTCGACCTACCACCTCGCCGCCGCGCGGCCGCAGTCGCTCAACTCCGTCTACAACGCCTTCGCGCGCGCCGCCGGCGGGCCGGTGATCCGGGCCGCGCTGCCCGCCCGGCCGTCCGGAGTGGTCCGGCGCGTGGGCGGGCGGGTCGCGAAGGCGGCCGCGGCCGGGATCGACCGCGTGCCCGGCGGCCGGACCACGCGGGCCGCCGTCCTCGAAGAGCTGGGCGTCCCGCTCGAAGTGCTGCCGCACCTGAGCATGCCCGTCGAGTTCGATACCGCGCGCACCACGACGGCGTTGTTCGGCAGCGGCATCACATTGCCCGAGCTCCGTGACTACGCGGGCCCGCTCTACCGCTACTGGCAGGCCCACCTCGACCCCGACCGCGCCCGTCGCACCCATGGCCTCGCCGGGCGGACGGTGCTGGTCACCGGCGCGTCGTCCGGGATCGGCCGGGCGTCGGCGCTGGCCGTGGCGCGCAAGGGCGCGAAGGTGATCCTCGTGGCCCGGCGCGCGTCGGAACTCGAAGAGGTGCGGGAAGAGATCCTCGCGGCGGGCGGCACCGCGGCGGCCTACCCGTGCGACCTCACCGACGGCGACGCGGTCGACGCGCTCGTCAAGGACGTCCTCGGCGACCACGGCGCGGTGGACGTGCTGGTGAACAACGCCGGCCGGTCGATCCGGCGCTCGGTCGCGCTGTCCACCGAACGGTTCCACGACTTCGAGCGCACGATGGCGATCAACTACTTCGGCCCGGTGCGGCTGATCCTCGGGTTCCTGCCGTCGATGGCCGAGCGGCGGTTCGGCCACGTCGTCAACGTGACGACCCAGGGCCTGCAGACCGACACCCCGCGCTTCTCCGCGTACCTGGCGTCGAAGGCGGCGCTGGAGGAGTTCGGGCTGACGGCCGGGCGCGAGACGCTCTCGGACGGCATCACGTTCACCTCGGTCCGGATGCCGCTGGTGCGGACGCCGATGATCGCGCCGACCGGCTACCGCGGGCTCCCGTCGAGCAGCCCGGAACGCGCGGCGGCCCTGGTGGTGAAGGCGTGCGAGGAGCGGCCGGAGATCCTCAGCCTGCCCGAAGGCCGCGCGGCCGAACTGGCGGCGCTCGTCGCGCCGCGGCTCGCCCGCTTCGCCGCGCACCTCGCGTATTCGGCCGTGCGGGAGTCGGCGCCGGAAGCCCGGGACCTCCCCCGCCGCCCCGCGCCGGCGTCGGTCGCGGCGGCGGTGACCCGCTCGATCTGGCGCCGTCGTGCTTGA
- a CDS encoding transglycosylase domain-containing protein, which produces MTLPTEEPTEESTETTPRRRRWRRVRRIAYWTAGVFVGVPLIAFWVAYLVLDVRSPQEVLAGLDKTVVLQYADGSELLKVIPADGDRMFVPYAQVPAKLRDAIIATEDPTFWDNQGFDPTGIGRAFLTGVGGGSGITQQYIKKSTGDDDATIGRKFAELVLATKITQEQSKEQIFESYVNIISFGRGTFGPSAAMNAYFGRKLDDSITWSEAAFLAGMIQSPSVHDPAASGDAHATRRWEYVRDKLRGRGYVKAGEAMAYPGAEIQPPSETRAGRVTYDEFHVKQQVLAELDRAGFPLNRLQQGNMTVETTLDRGMQDAAKKALQERLKGEPKEFRGAVVAIDPRSGAVRAYNGGDQGVRDYAGTSHAPGSAFYPFTLAALLRHGYGADQPIPSPSKLEFLGESFQYPDVCGPKCTPRTAMTSHADGPFVALAKQLGPDALSETARQAGIPETVDGVPTMREKDGFLIGPGIAIGRYPVRPLDLAGAYATFAADGRRATPHLVAKVRDESGAVIWEAPDTATPAFGDDDASHRVARDVTSTLTDRGGAALRTGEAEHGNSPDNQDAWAVGYTPQLATAVWIGSDDDRRLKDAGGAKLTGDVVPADVWRAFMTAAHQVVPPPSPVARPPR; this is translated from the coding sequence GTGACCTTGCCGACCGAGGAACCGACCGAGGAATCGACTGAGACCACCCCGCGACGGCGGCGGTGGCGGCGCGTCCGGCGGATCGCGTACTGGACGGCCGGGGTGTTCGTCGGCGTCCCGCTGATCGCGTTCTGGGTCGCCTACCTCGTGCTCGACGTCCGCAGCCCGCAAGAGGTCCTGGCCGGGCTGGACAAGACCGTCGTGCTGCAGTACGCCGACGGATCCGAGCTGCTGAAGGTGATCCCGGCCGACGGCGACCGGATGTTCGTGCCCTACGCGCAGGTGCCCGCGAAGCTGCGGGACGCCATCATCGCCACCGAGGACCCGACCTTCTGGGACAACCAGGGTTTCGACCCGACCGGCATCGGCCGCGCGTTCCTGACCGGCGTCGGCGGCGGCTCCGGGATCACCCAGCAGTACATCAAGAAGTCCACCGGCGACGACGACGCCACGATCGGCCGCAAGTTCGCCGAGCTCGTGCTGGCCACGAAGATCACCCAGGAGCAGAGCAAGGAACAGATCTTCGAGAGCTACGTCAACATCATCTCCTTCGGCCGCGGCACGTTCGGGCCGTCGGCGGCGATGAACGCCTACTTCGGCCGGAAGCTCGACGACTCGATCACCTGGAGCGAAGCGGCTTTCCTCGCCGGGATGATCCAGTCGCCGTCGGTGCACGACCCGGCCGCCTCCGGCGACGCCCACGCCACGCGGCGCTGGGAGTACGTGCGCGACAAGCTCCGCGGCCGCGGGTACGTGAAGGCCGGCGAGGCGATGGCGTACCCCGGCGCGGAAATCCAGCCGCCGTCGGAAACCCGCGCGGGCCGCGTCACCTACGACGAATTCCACGTCAAGCAGCAGGTGCTCGCCGAGCTCGACCGGGCAGGCTTCCCGCTGAACCGGCTCCAGCAGGGGAACATGACGGTCGAGACGACGCTGGACCGCGGGATGCAGGACGCCGCCAAGAAAGCGTTGCAGGAGCGGCTGAAGGGCGAACCGAAGGAGTTCCGCGGCGCGGTCGTGGCGATCGACCCGCGGTCCGGTGCCGTCCGCGCCTACAACGGCGGCGACCAGGGCGTCCGCGACTACGCGGGTACCTCGCACGCGCCGGGCTCGGCGTTCTACCCCTTCACGCTCGCCGCGTTGCTGCGCCACGGCTACGGCGCGGATCAGCCGATCCCGTCGCCGTCGAAGCTCGAGTTCCTCGGCGAGAGCTTCCAGTACCCGGACGTCTGCGGCCCGAAGTGCACCCCGCGCACGGCGATGACGAGCCACGCCGACGGCCCGTTCGTCGCGCTGGCGAAGCAGCTCGGCCCGGACGCGCTGAGCGAGACCGCGCGCCAGGCCGGCATCCCGGAGACCGTCGACGGCGTGCCGACGATGCGCGAGAAGGACGGCTTCCTCATCGGGCCGGGCATCGCGATCGGCCGCTACCCGGTGCGGCCGCTCGACCTGGCCGGCGCCTACGCGACCTTCGCCGCCGACGGCCGGCGCGCCACCCCGCACCTGGTCGCGAAGGTCCGGGACGAGAGCGGCGCGGTGATCTGGGAAGCGCCGGACACCGCGACCCCGGCGTTCGGCGACGACGACGCGAGCCACCGCGTCGCCCGGGACGTCACGAGCACCCTGACCGACCGCGGCGGCGCCGCGCTGCGCACCGGCGAGGCCGAGCACGGCAACAGCCCGGACAACCAGGACGCCTGGGCCGTCGGCTACACCCCGCAGCTCGCGACCGCGGTCTGGATCGGCTCCGACGACGACCGGCGGCTGAAGGACGCCGGCGGCGCGAAGCTGACCGGTGACGTCGTCCCGGCCGACGTCTGGCGCGCGTTCATGACGGCGGCGCACCAGGTGGTGCCGCCGCCGTCACCGGTGGCGCGGCCACCGCGCTGA
- a CDS encoding FAD-dependent oxidoreductase has translation MHTPVTIVGAGLGGLTLARVLHVHGIEAEVYEAEASPMARLQGGMLDIHDYNGQLAVEAAGLMTEFRGLILEGRQAMRVLDANGKLLFEKADDGTGGRPEVQRGELRQMLLDSLPPGTVHWGRKVTGARTLAGGRHEVVFADGTTVVTDLLVGADGAWSRIRPLLTAAKPEYVGEAFVEIHLHDADTRHPAAAKAVGGGSLMVPAPGKGIHAHRESGDTLHTYVSFTRPLEWFDAVDFGDPAAAAARIAAEFEGWAPELTALITDGDTAPVLRPHYTLPAGHEWDRVPGVTLIGDAAHLMPVNGEGANLAMLDGAELGQALATHPVEEALAEYERAMAVRSAKVAAESVQFGELMSGTDGETVARALIEVFSALSEAGRAS, from the coding sequence ATGCACACCCCAGTCACGATCGTCGGCGCCGGCCTCGGCGGCCTCACCCTCGCCCGCGTCCTGCACGTCCACGGCATCGAAGCCGAGGTCTACGAAGCCGAAGCGTCCCCGATGGCGCGGTTGCAGGGCGGGATGCTCGACATCCACGACTACAACGGCCAGCTGGCCGTCGAGGCCGCCGGGCTGATGACCGAGTTCCGGGGCCTGATCCTGGAAGGCCGCCAAGCGATGCGCGTCCTCGACGCGAACGGGAAGCTCCTGTTCGAGAAGGCCGACGACGGTACCGGTGGCCGTCCCGAGGTGCAGCGGGGCGAACTGCGGCAGATGCTGCTGGATTCGCTGCCGCCCGGCACCGTCCACTGGGGACGGAAGGTCACCGGCGCCCGGACCCTCGCCGGCGGGCGGCACGAAGTCGTCTTCGCCGACGGCACCACGGTCGTCACGGACCTGCTGGTCGGCGCGGACGGCGCCTGGTCGCGGATCCGGCCGCTGCTGACGGCGGCGAAACCCGAGTACGTCGGCGAAGCGTTCGTCGAGATCCACCTCCACGACGCCGACACCCGCCACCCGGCGGCCGCGAAAGCCGTCGGCGGCGGTTCGCTGATGGTGCCCGCGCCCGGCAAGGGGATCCACGCCCACCGGGAGAGCGGGGACACGCTGCACACCTACGTTTCGTTCACGCGGCCGCTGGAGTGGTTCGACGCCGTCGACTTCGGTGATCCCGCCGCGGCGGCCGCGCGGATCGCGGCGGAGTTCGAGGGCTGGGCACCGGAGCTCACGGCGCTGATCACCGACGGCGACACCGCGCCCGTCCTGCGTCCCCACTACACCTTGCCGGCCGGGCACGAGTGGGACCGGGTGCCCGGGGTGACGCTGATCGGCGACGCCGCCCACCTCATGCCGGTCAACGGCGAAGGCGCCAACCTGGCCATGCTCGACGGCGCCGAGCTGGGGCAAGCCCTGGCCACGCACCCGGTCGAAGAAGCGCTGGCGGAGTACGAGCGGGCGATGGCCGTCCGCAGCGCCAAGGTCGCCGCCGAAAGCGTCCAGTTCGGCGAGCTGATGTCCGGCACCGACGGGGAAACCGTCGCCCGGGCGCTGATCGAGGTGTTCAGCGCGCTCAGCGAGGCCGGGCGCGCTTCCTGA
- a CDS encoding PLP-dependent aminotransferase family protein has translation MDDYRVVADALAADIEAGRLRPGDRLPPQRRFARQRGIANSTAARVYGELVRRGLAVGEVGRGTFVRAAKPPPEPALAEPGDARVDLELNFAVLPEASALLAKALEPLLRADVLTAALHPIGAAGTPAARTAAASLLARGGWRPDPAAVLFTGNGRQAIAAAIAAFVPVGERLAVESLTYPVVKALASRLGIELVPIETDEDGLVPAALAAAEPVRALYVQPTLHNPLGTTMSPRRREELADVVARLDLPVIEDGIYTFLRDDVRPFAAYAPERTVFADSLSKRVAPGLTAGFLVPPPRWAARLASSVRSGGWAASRFAVEAATQWIVTGTLAEVEAAKRRDAAARALVVGEKLPGLRGDAASYHRWWELPEQWRADTFVAAAAKRGIALSPAAAFAVLPGHAPNAVRVAVSAPPVETLAAALDVLAGLASGSPDDLLAD, from the coding sequence ATGGACGACTACCGCGTCGTCGCGGACGCCCTCGCCGCCGACATCGAGGCGGGCCGCCTCCGCCCCGGCGACCGGCTCCCGCCGCAGCGCCGCTTCGCGCGCCAGCGCGGCATCGCGAACTCCACCGCCGCCCGCGTCTACGGCGAGCTCGTCCGGCGTGGCCTGGCGGTCGGCGAGGTCGGCCGCGGCACGTTCGTCCGGGCCGCGAAGCCGCCGCCCGAGCCCGCGCTCGCCGAGCCCGGCGACGCCCGCGTCGACCTCGAGCTCAACTTCGCCGTCCTGCCCGAGGCGTCGGCGCTGCTGGCGAAAGCGCTGGAACCGTTGCTGCGCGCGGACGTCCTGACCGCGGCCCTGCACCCGATCGGTGCCGCGGGCACCCCGGCGGCGCGGACGGCGGCGGCGTCGCTGCTCGCCCGCGGCGGCTGGCGGCCGGACCCGGCGGCGGTCCTGTTCACCGGCAACGGCAGGCAGGCCATCGCGGCGGCGATCGCCGCGTTCGTCCCGGTGGGGGAGCGGCTCGCGGTGGAGTCGCTGACGTACCCGGTGGTCAAAGCCCTCGCTTCGCGGCTCGGGATCGAGCTGGTGCCGATCGAAACCGACGAGGACGGCCTCGTGCCGGCGGCGCTCGCCGCGGCCGAGCCGGTGCGCGCGCTGTACGTCCAGCCGACGCTGCACAACCCGCTGGGCACGACGATGTCCCCGCGACGGCGGGAAGAGCTGGCCGACGTCGTCGCGCGGCTCGACCTGCCGGTGATCGAGGACGGCATCTACACGTTCCTGCGCGACGACGTCCGGCCGTTCGCCGCGTACGCGCCCGAGCGGACGGTCTTCGCCGACAGCCTGTCCAAACGCGTCGCACCCGGCCTGACGGCGGGTTTCCTGGTGCCGCCACCGCGCTGGGCCGCGCGGCTGGCGTCGTCGGTGCGCTCGGGCGGCTGGGCGGCGTCCCGGTTCGCAGTCGAAGCGGCGACCCAGTGGATCGTCACCGGCACCCTCGCCGAAGTCGAAGCCGCCAAGCGCCGGGACGCCGCCGCGCGGGCGCTGGTGGTCGGGGAAAAGCTGCCGGGCCTGCGCGGCGACGCGGCTTCGTACCACCGCTGGTGGGAACTGCCGGAGCAGTGGCGCGCGGACACGTTCGTGGCGGCCGCGGCCAAGCGCGGGATCGCGCTGTCCCCGGCGGCGGCCTTCGCCGTGCTGCCCGGCCACGCGCCGAACGCCGTGCGGGTCGCGGTGTCGGCGCCGCCGGTGGAGACCCTGGCCGCCGCGCTGGACGTGCTGGCCGGGCTGGCGAGCGGGAGCCCGGACGACCTGCTGGCGGACTGA
- a CDS encoding helix-turn-helix domain-containing protein translates to MSLSELGAAVRWLREHTSPPGPRAGRRVRGLRREELAELAGVSADYVRRLEQGRRHPSAGVVTAIARALRVSRADYERLCALAGYAATDGLVPREAGAAAIRLLERFDDTPAFLTDTAWNVVAVNGAWLALGGGAAPGRARDWNVAWRTFCDARGEITRTDEHQAGFRAALAARLRDTHLRHPGDPALAELVDELRSTSRAFDVLWRSPETVSAYENRAVFRTPDGEDIALDGSLLGVPGDDLMAVVLTAAPGSADAARLGEVVRAARGPAVLRVGQTGPG, encoded by the coding sequence ATGTCGCTGTCCGAACTCGGCGCCGCGGTCCGCTGGTTGCGTGAACACACTTCGCCACCCGGACCTCGGGCCGGGCGACGGGTGCGCGGACTGCGCCGGGAAGAGCTCGCCGAGCTGGCCGGGGTGTCCGCGGACTACGTGCGACGGCTGGAGCAGGGACGCCGCCACCCGTCGGCCGGCGTGGTGACCGCCATCGCCCGCGCGTTGCGGGTCAGCCGGGCGGACTACGAACGGCTCTGCGCGCTCGCCGGGTACGCCGCGACGGACGGGCTGGTACCGCGCGAAGCCGGCGCGGCGGCGATCCGGCTGCTGGAGCGGTTCGACGACACTCCGGCGTTCCTGACCGACACCGCGTGGAACGTCGTCGCCGTCAACGGCGCGTGGCTGGCGCTCGGCGGCGGGGCGGCGCCCGGGCGCGCGCGGGACTGGAACGTCGCGTGGCGCACGTTCTGCGACGCGCGCGGGGAGATCACCCGCACCGACGAGCACCAGGCCGGGTTCCGGGCCGCGCTCGCCGCCCGGCTGCGCGACACGCACCTGCGCCACCCCGGCGACCCCGCGCTGGCCGAGCTCGTCGACGAGCTGCGCAGCACCAGCCGGGCGTTCGACGTCTTGTGGCGCAGCCCGGAAACGGTGTCCGCGTACGAAAACCGGGCCGTGTTCCGCACTCCGGACGGCGAGGACATCGCGCTCGACGGCAGCCTGCTCGGGGTGCCCGGCGACGACCTGATGGCGGTGGTCCTCACCGCGGCCCCGGGCTCGGCCGACGCGGCCCGCCTCGGCGAGGTCGTCCGCGCCGCCCGCGGGCCGGCCGTGCTCAGGGTGGGCCAAACCGGCCCAGGCTGA
- a CDS encoding MarR family winged helix-turn-helix transcriptional regulator, with protein MGTPSLDPVQLGAYFDLIEVTSLLRHAVEQQLREAGELSYVQFQLLARLGDSPSGSHRMTDLADGVVYSRSGLTYQASLLEKAGLVTRAPSPDDERSTTVTITDAGRERLARVLPGHVEVVSGLLFEKLSRADVETLAGLLAPVRDHMRSTPPRSAAPRRAKGTS; from the coding sequence ATGGGCACACCCTCACTCGACCCCGTGCAGCTCGGCGCCTACTTCGACCTCATCGAGGTGACGAGCCTGCTGCGGCACGCGGTCGAGCAGCAGCTGCGCGAGGCGGGCGAGCTCAGCTACGTCCAGTTCCAGCTGCTGGCCCGGCTCGGGGACTCGCCGTCGGGCAGCCACCGCATGACCGACCTGGCCGACGGCGTCGTCTACAGCCGCAGCGGCCTGACCTACCAGGCGAGCCTGCTCGAGAAAGCGGGCCTGGTCACCCGCGCCCCGTCCCCGGACGACGAGCGGAGCACGACGGTCACCATCACCGACGCCGGGCGCGAGCGGCTCGCCCGGGTGCTGCCCGGGCACGTCGAGGTGGTCTCGGGCCTGCTGTTCGAGAAGCTGTCCCGCGCCGACGTCGAGACGCTCGCCGGCCTGCTGGCGCCGGTGCGGGACCACATGCGCTCGACGCCACCCCGCTCGGCGGCGCCCCGCCGGGCCAAGGGGACGTCTTGA